The DNA region aaaatgcatgGTGCCTTCGAGGTGTACCGGAAGCCGTCTCGTGAATCATCGGGCGAGCCGGAACCGGATGTGAAGGCTCTGAGGGAGCAAAACGCCGTACTGCACCGCGTGTGTCGCGCCCTAATGGCGGAATTGGCTGACGTGACACGCGAGCGCGAGGCGCTGCGCGTGCGCCTCGACGCGCACTCCACACCCGTCTAGTCACACACAACCCACAAACCCAACTCCGCTCTTCCCCATCCACCCTACGTTACTATGTTTAAAACCACGTTCACGTTATCGATCCGTGTAATCTCATGaataatttcatatttgttATAATCTGTGCGATTTCTTTTCGCTTCTAACGGATAACGCTCTCCCGTCCGGTATCCTccctgtatatttattttaactcgtTCACGTTATCTATCCGTGTAatctcataaaatatttttgtatttattcgtTCTATTCTGTGCGATTTCATTATGATCGTTGTTGTACTCGAGAACGGCTTAAGCGTATTCGGTCCTAACGGATaacgaaatataatttagataGAGCGTTTCTAATGTTAAATGTTTAAAGAATTCTCAGAAATGTTCGTTACATTTAAACGTCAgttttgttgtaaattaaagtaattagaGTGCTAAGAACTATTCGCGTTTTCtttgagaaaattaaaaagatcGTTGCAATCCTTGCATCGTCTAAAGAATTTGAGACGCATCTTAAAAATCGAAGCTTAATTAAATTGAAGAGGCTATAGAATTTTCcaatgattttaatatattctcGTCATTGTTTCGtctataaattttcaaaaacatttCGCATCTTTTgactgtataatattttataaatcccttaaattttattatttgtataaacttGTAGAATTGGTTCAACAAAATAACTACctcaaaatttttacataaatatagatGTTTCTAGCTTTGCAGAATATTTgttaatagtaatattactGGAACTATTTCAAATAgactcatttaaaataaaaacattcaatcTTACTACCCTCAAAGCCAATCTTTGAAAATTTCAAACGTTTCTAAAACTATTGTACTAGTAAGTTGTAATCTGATCTTTATAGCACAATTCTGAAAATGGATTAAGTTATTTCTATAAAACACAAAGAAAGTTATGgcatttaagtatttatatatttaaattatctgCTTTCGCGaacatatttaaatgtaagtagttatttttatatattgaaaaaagtGGCGCTAGAATTGCTTAAATTGCATTcctaatattattgtttttacgctttattgtaaaaaatataaaaaaaaaaaacgaaataaaaaatcttaactaaaataatatgtgaATGTTGTATATTATCGTTAGAATTAGCTTCTGTAAATGTAAAAGATGGAAAGACTTAAGATTTTGAAATGCGGTTTACATGGGATTTGTATGTAGATAGATAATGATTGTCTTATTGCCATTAAAATAtctcatatatgtataaaatatttaatattttcgtcTGGCAACTATTGATCGCTGAGAACTCGGGCGTTAATCTAAGTGATGTTATGaaagaataaatattacattattagaataatataaatagtgaaACAAAGTGTGAAACAACTTGTACGATATAAGATTATTGTAAAAGTATTTATCGTTTATTTTAGTCATATTTTAAGAACATCGTACTTTATTGAAACCTATTAATCGaaactatgtaaatattattttctatccCATTGCGTATTTTGGTACCTATCTACTGTAAGCTTTTTGACCTCACAAATCTCTATTTCGGTccaatttttgtaaaactaaCAATGTTCACCattatatttacctatttaTGTTCAAAATATGCATATGATTGTAGTAAACTATGTACAATAAaagaatttcaaaattatatatttttcattatacatCGAAGGATATGTCAAGTAGTTTGAACTCGATAACGATTCGTATGGAATTATTCGAACTGCCCAGTTTGAGTTATCgcataatataaaattgagGAATTTTATAGTAAGAAATAAACTTACTTAAGTACAAAAGATTTAGAAAAGTCGTTGGATATAAATTATTACTGATACTGTTTAGATCACTATGCTAACTGGACTTTGTTTTAGAGTTATGACTTTATTGTGCGTCTATTAAAGAGTTAACTATGTCCGGTTCATAGGTTGAGTTACAGGTACcctaattcattaaaatttcacaGTATGTGATGTATTGAATATAAGTTTTtgaaaacaaagtaaaattcGAATTTTAATGGTTtagaataaacatttttaatgtccATCGCACGGTACTTATTTATCATGATTTTTAGACAAGATAtagggttaggttagttaggttaaaaattatgtaggtgcctttttaatatttttagatctttttcgtttatatttaaGCGAGATCTGGCAATAGCAGTTTTTTAGTAATACCCAATAGTTCTgcttttattgaataattttttccaCTGCTACGTTCTtgatgttcttattttttacttgataattgttgatgtaaattaggatccttttttttaattttaacaatttttttacctattttaagagatgaattcaaataattttggtACAGTTCGATGCATTCTACGCaataacttaatataaaaaattcgaGTAACTCGAAAATTTAAGAGTGGGTTTTCGAAAAAAGGTACTTGTTATTACTATTCAATTCGAGCATGATTAACGCTTAATTTAAGTACAACGAGATCACTTGAAAATATTCATTTGGTAGTGATAATCGTACGCATTGTAATCTGTTAACTATCGCTATCAAAAAatcgatatttcgataaaaGATACCAGCAGTATTGATAAGCcgtatacacaatacacataacACTGCATTTTTTACccgactacaaaaaaggaggaggttaataaattcgacatatatatatatatatatatatatatatatatatatatatatatatatatatatatgtatattatgtatgttcggggataacttcgtcgtttatgaaccgattttgataattccttttttcttggaaaggagatatcttaagaATGGTGCCATGATAGGGGATCTCATGCATGGtggatgatggaatcccagagaaattcagggaaaccctcgaaaatcgtagtgacgactagtacgtttgttaatttttcgtctatttacgttttataactcgtcgatgtaattgaagtcggtttttttcgtttgctagcaaacacaattatcgtcTTTATTAATACAACTAGAACTTTGGTTTTACGTAACTTGTGAACGGAAaactaaaatactttaaaactatttttattaatctttaaagtattttatcataattactTGAGGTTTTTGTTTTCGTCTCGGTAGTTTTaagtatattaatgtattatatgaAATGTGATATACGAAAATTAAGCAATGTctatatgaattttaaattttacgctgttaaaatgttattaaattcaaATCGCACAGTGTACGTGTCTCTTTATGTTTTGATAACAAGCATCGGGCAAGCCGAGGATGAGGACGGTTGTTCATATAACGAGACTCGCACCGCTTTGGACAGCGACCGCGCCACGAGTCACGACTCCTCACTAATTTCCCTCCCTTTCCTTCTGATAGTATCGCGCATACCTGCcgacctttttgtttttgtagttTGTAGCAGGGAGCTCTCCCCGCGGAGTGGCGGCTGATCGCAGCATAACGTCTATAGACGCGTTACGGTGCACACGTACAGCGTTCGAAGAAAACCCGCGCGAAAATATTTACGATACAATGCAATTTGTTATGTGactattaacaaaattaaaaatgcagtgtttaattttattatttttctctgtGACCTTCGTTTTCGAAACAGCCGCTGAGGCTTCTGTGAGGACATGTGAACCTATTAAAGTGGCGATGTGCAAGAACATTGGATACAATCAAACTGGAATGCCGAACTTGGCTCGACATACACTTCAAGCAGATGCTGATGTGACGCTGCAAACTTTTAGTCCACTCGTACAATACGGATGTTCATCacagttacatttatttttgtgttcggTTTATGTTCCCATGTGCACCGATAAGGTTGCTTTACCTATCGGACCTTGTAGAGGTCTATGTGAGAGTGTTTACGCAAGATGTTATCCGGTCCTAAGAGGTTTCGGTTTCCCGTGGCCGGCAGAATTAGACTGTTCTCTGTTCCCAGCGGAGAATAATCACGAACATATGTGTATGGAAGGTCCAGGTGAACGTGCGCCACCTTTAGGGAACATTCCACTTGACGCTACCAATTCAGTCGGTAGAGGTGCTTGCAGGCAACTTGTGAAACCAAATAGTTGGGTTTGGGTCAGAGGATCGGGTCGATGTGCACAATTCTGTGACGCAGAAGTACTATGGGAAAGCGGAGAACGCAAAGCGGCAGAAGTGTGGCTGGCGACGTGGGCTGCATTGAGTTTTGCATGTACCCTTGCGGCTGTAGGGGCACAATTGGCCTGTGGAGATAGAGGTGGAGCCGGTGAAAGAGCTCTGGTGCTGGTAGCACTTTGCAGATGTGCAGCCGCAGCAGGATGGGGTGTTCGTGCTGCAGCCGGCCGCACGGCAGCCGGTTGTGCCAAGGACTCTACGTCGCCAACACGGATGTTGCTTGCACATGATGGATTAGCCAACCCTAATTGTGCTGTCGTCTTCTTATTGCTGTATTACTTCGGCTTAGCAGCTTCGGTTTGGTaagtttttcatattatttatttaaaatatactaactTATCagataagaaataatttatagattTGTAATGAAAACCATCTGCGTTACAAACTTGAAACCAAGCAAGGAGGTTTGTTTTAAGTACTTTGTAAACTTGTGGCTACAAGCTTATActctactttaaataataatttataggcaacaatttaaaatattgtgtatgaataataaatatttttatacttgtaaaattaaaatactttgcAAAAGGACCGTCaagaataaaacttttatattatgaatactcACAAAAAATCGCAAAACGAACAATAGGAATCCCCTGGAAGACCAGTCCGAAATTACAATGGTCCTATTACACCTTTGGATATCTGATACCTGCTCCATTGAATCCATCCTgtctataaataaatctaaacttTTGTCACCAATAAATTATGTTCAACTGTACCGTCTAACAAATCCAAGAAActattgaaacaaatttttaaaataaaaaataatgtcagtTTACCGTCAGGAAGCTGACTAAATTAAAAGACAAATTTGAATATGAATAGTAAAGCTCAAATTTCTCGAAAAGCTACTGGAGTTTACCTTTTGTTTCATAGCAATAAGTTACGCTCTGTAAAAATTTAAAGCAAACGGACTTATTGTCCAGTTATGTTGCGTCGACCATTATTTTAAACATGGAATTTTTTAACGTTCTTGACCGGCATTAGCTTTGATCTTTCTTTGCACTATCTGTCATTTATGTGAAACTAACgaatacctatataatttaaCGTCCTTTTCAGTACAGTAACAAGTCCTtggtcaaaattttatttaaaagaacaggttttttaactattaacaTAAATCATAAAAGTTCTTTGAAAAACTGTTTCTGATTTTTTCTCGTGGAAAAGACGGGCCATAAAAACGAAGGAATTGAGAACTAAAATAAACGAGGTTCAATAAATCACTTCACAGGCAACTACACTAGTCAAAAGCGGGCACACAACACATCGTGGAATCCAATAGCAATTGCGTCTccgaaatatttttacatttgttactTAAAAGATGATGGAATTATagaatgtttatataattatgtgcttTTATTAGTTACATATTACTCATATGTTATTTATTAGCATGATACGAGATTCAGCATAAATACTTAGCATATCGCATGTCCGTATAAATTCTTTGTACCTTTAAGGAAGTAATTAATACCCTTCGAAAATAGCAGCACCCTCGATGGGAggacttttatttcatttctttgAACGTAAGTTAAGGACGCTAATTGTAGGAGTTCTATGCGCTCATAAACTTTTTTAGGGTTCTATAGTTAAATGCATTAACCGGACCTCATTATAAGTAGCtgtttgtcgtaaaaagtaatcaGTGTAAATTCTTGTGCTTGTGTTTAaatgtattgatttattattattatactcttatcgctttttaacaaataataaatagtaaaaaagaattggtagaatatttttttttttattttttttttttatcgatttaaggatattcaagaaaaaaatgtttttttttgtgtgactTGTATGCAGATACgcttgatttaaaataaaacaaagagtctagtatattttataacgttaaCGTGAAATCCATTTTCAGTTGTATCTTACTTGTAATGATAAACTTATTGTgaatttttattcaactacTAAACTaactattatgtatatgtatttctcttaaaacgaataaaaatgttgcgttatactatttttaaactttagaaCACTAATaaagtttcaaaattttacatattttaatcaaCAATTCTCTCAAATGACACCTAATTATTACCGTCACCTCGTCTCAGAAACTCGTTCAGCTTACAGTTTATGGCGGACGTTATTAATTTCTGAGAAATACTCATTTTCTTATAGATCCAGCTCGTTATGATAACTTTACGTAGATTTACGTTCTGCGGTGTTCTTTCACAGCGTATCTGATAGGCCCACCGACAGATATTAATGCTCGCTGTTGATAGTTGTACTGTGTctgttctttttatttaaatgtgtttacgTGATCATTTTTTTACGCTCTGACAGTTTCGattgctaaattatttttaagcggTTACATGTTAAGCATGCTAAGGAAGAAGAACGTGGAAGGAGATGGCAAACATTTATAGGAACATTGGCACATTTATGAATAGGTACTAATATGAGACGCTTCTCACGGTTTCACCTGGATTATTTTTGATTTCGTGGATATGTCGGCATAAAAGGTAGCCTGTATAATAATCTAGATCTCTATCAATTTACGTAAATTGTTGCCGGTTAGCCGGATATTCGCCCGCCAAATATCCGGCTAACCGGCTACAAGGTTACCCGAATATCCGGTTCGTGGTATCTGGCTAAACTGCTATCCGTTTCATATCTAAATATTACTAAGTCCGTCTGTCAAGTTTGCACAACGACTAAGATGAGCAGTTCGTGGTATGGATACCTACtcattaatattatgaaaaatatcatCAATCATTTCACCAGTTTGACTGAAGGTTCATCAATTCGTCCAGtaattatactatttaaaatattaacagcaTTTTAATTAATAGCAGGCCTACGAGTATATTTAAACCTACTTTCGATGTTATAGATTAGGGTTTTCTTACTGTTTACCAACACAATTCTATGAGCCCTACTCGTACCGTAATGCTTTATAACTAACTTCCTATagtttacattaataaataaaatattattaaaacattctaAAAAGATTCGAATTCCTGAACATGAGATTAATAAACTGAAATTTTTATCTATCATTATTTGTTTGATGAAATATTTGATAGGAAAAGGTatgattgttaattttaattagttattacGTTAAAGTTATTACGTTACTAAGTACAGgtaaattatagaaataatgtCTATACTATGACAGCGTGACCTCAAGAACCTCAAAACATAAAGTTAATGAGCGAAAGTTGCCATTATGAATATATCAATAGATTTCTTGTTTATACAACGAGTGCAGTATAATGACATATCAGAACTAGTTAGCTGGCACAGCATATTGTGGTCTGAGCGTAATGAGAAATACCAAATTGGTTTTGTATCCACGCGAAGGCCCTATTCAACTCGGTGCAATGATCTGTAACGCTTGGTGCACATGGTTTTCATAGGCACTACTatgaaaaacttataaatattacacgtTTAAAGCACATATTACAGAtggtatatgtattttatattattttaaacatgatttaatattttataatgatttaataattctgatttaaaatacatctaaaatatttaatccaATATAATGTTGTAAATTCAGAAATTGAAttaaagctattttattttacaatattttaatatattattttccgTGTTTTTGTAACCCGACCTTAATAGTACGGAGCATAATCGTTTTAGTTTAGAAAATTCAAAACTCTGCTCGTGTATCATTATTATGCTATTCGTaaataacagtaattttattttcatttagagGGAGTACCGGAGACGAGGTTCTTGCGATAAAGTAATGTGTTATGTTACATCTGGTTGTTCGTGAATATTACCTTagaaattttttgtaaatataataatttaatagcaTAGTGAGATTTGAAAAGTTTATGCAAATTGTTAGAAGTTGGCAGAGTAAAGTTTGTATGCAATCAACCACTTCAAtggattttaatttatcttacttacaaagtaagaaaataagtttaattttaaattttttataaataacaaaatattgatattatagtgtattcgatatttaaaatacattaactaGTTTCGCAACGTGGTACCGCTGATATGTAATCTTGGTGCAGTTCataatttcttgtttattttaaatttcgttgCGGCAGCCGATGTAATCTTAACACGAACTCTCCGCCCTGCACCGAATGGTATGCTCGTTAGTAGGGCCGCGCCTGGCGAcggtataaattaataaactatcgataaaacggaatttattactaaaggaatttactaataaaattttaaaagaaaacacgTGTACATTAATACTGTAATgacgaaatataaaattatttttatcataggTAGGTAGGTATGCATGTTTACTGAATTTTGAAGTATCGATGTAAAGTATAAAATGTAAGGTATACttgtaaatattaagaaattatattCATTCCATAACTATGCATAAattgatttattgttattattattaggtttttatattgattatatgtgcgtagtttaatttttttcagatataaattaaataataaaaatacataaacaatcGACAATACAACCAGCATTGATCAGCTCTATAAGAAAAGATTCGATCCCCTGCGCCCGCGCCGTAATTGGGATGCTAATCAGATGCTGAACTCGTGTCATCTCTTATCCACTTATAAGAGGGATATGCCGTCTCTCTCACTCAAAAACCGCATCGAAGGCGGAGGGTCTTCAATCATCCGGCAATAAGCACGGACGTCGTTCCCTGAGGCTCGCTCCATCGTAATCACTGTAGTTTGCACTGGCAGAATAATTTTCATTGGTAACAACCAGGCGATACATCGAAAGACGAGATCGCAAATCCTTGTTCCAACTTTCAATTTATGAATTGgttattatctattatactGTTGTTTCGTTATTATGATTACGACTGTAAGttaattttctatttcatttGTTGTTTCTGTTTATAGAATTCTTTGGAATTTTAAGCCTTATTGAAACGTTAAAATTAATTCACtggttttttaaaaaggtttcattattttattttaatgatactgTTTGCTTGTGTTTTTGTTATcttatatttaactttatattatatttatgtatatattatttattttttaataatgcagGTAACCGTGCATGCAGTCTATACCAACCTATACGTATTATAAAGTTAAACAGTTTGCAAAAACGCTCTAACCTCAGACTGCCTGtctgataaaaaaaatgctttataaAACTTGTTCATTAATGAAGATTGTGGGCTGTAAAAGATCACTCTACGATTCATATAAAGAGCTTTGCACTAACCATAAAGTCGTCGccttgttatataataaaactgataTGATATTTTATCTCTGTTTGCGTTATAAATCTTAGATAAACATTTAGGACACTAACAATCAAAGCTATCGTTTTATAAGTCCTAGATCAGTGGCTACGCAGAACAAACAGCTTCCTTTGCTGGTTTTGATTTAGTTGGAAACCGAGATCGAAGGATAGTCGAGAAGTAAAATAGCCGACGGTCGTGTTCACCTTCGAAACACAAAGGAACCGAGAAAGGATTCTGCATATCTGTTGCGGTGATCGCGCCGCCTGAGATGCTATCGAACTCTACTCATTATTGGAACTCGCTTTCTTGGTCAAAGTATACCCGAAAGTGGTAGAGGCGACactgttttatttgtattgggTTAAATATATGactgggatttttttttaattcttaatttataaCCTAGGCTCTTGTAGATGTAATTGTGTTCAGTTGaacataatttaatagtaaatttattgAGTTTAAGAATTAACACCTATTTTTTACAATcgttgtatatattatgtaatgtttaTGGGTAACATTACAAAAGTTAGACATGTTtaagttcatttttaatttgtaactattacattttttacatagcaaccctttttttgttatcatgccaaagattcatttaaatttttttgagtgTACTGTAGTAAATCAGGCTTGTTACCACGATGCACGCTCTGAGATACCCACAACACGGCTCCGCTCGTGGCGGCGATACGATCTCCATTGTTATACAATACTCGCCCGACTTTGAACTTAGGTTACACTATTTATCACTTTCTCCCTCACGTGTTTAGTTACCGTAATCTGTAATATAATCTTTACAATCCTGTTTTACGAGATTGGTCGCATACGAGTATCGTCGCTGTCAAAACGTAATAGGATTCTTGAAGTGTGAGCTGATTTTATTATGGCCatactttagatttttataTGGCATCATgctattcaaatatatattcgaCAATCTGTTGCTCTCACAGACAAGGACTTACATACAAACAGAAGCATTTTTGATTGGTATTTTGACTTAATGTCGTTAAAAACAGTGAACTGGTTCccattatgtaattaaatgagGCCTATTTAAACGAAGTTCCACGTAAAATCGTGTACTGAAGGCCAACCGAATTATACCTCGGCAGTGGGTGGGCTGGTCTCTGAAACAACCTCGTTTGTTGGTTTTCGATGATGGATAGCCGTGTAATTAAGGACGGTTATACGTAGACCCGCCTCAGAACTGGATGCTtgacagaaaattttaaaattaatgttaatgtcTAGGTAGGCAGCAATCAACTCCTTATTATCTTTAGTAAATTGCTGCAAATACAAAACAAGATCATCTCATGAATTACGCATATAGCCTCGCTACGTAATTTCTGTTATAATAGAATAAATTACCCATTTTATTGGTTTACGGAATACGTTTCTTATTTATAGAAAGCTATCAGCGTTCCTGTTCAagctattatagttttttttttaaataaagtgtgATATTGAAACTTTATATCTAAATAGAATCAATTTCTTTATGTAAAATAACTTGgtgtctacaaaaaaaaatgtatataatgtatttaaaaaaaatgtcatttgcTGTAGTTTACAATTATGACAATATTTTTGCTACTATGAGTCGTAATTTAGTAATATTTGAATGACTTTcttataagtttaaataaaaacagcattttgtttaaatttattctgtataaaatataaccatCAGTAGTTTCAAATTGcgattaaaaacaaataggCAAATTTTTCCTTTTAATAATGCAAAATGTTTTGTTTGAAATGTATAGACTGTCTAGTGAGCAATCTCAAGTCGCTAATGTAAGTGAAAGCTCTTATCGGGAATACAACAATGAGATCGCATGCACAGCGTAACTCCAAGAATCAGGGGTGAccataataatttacttaaaaatgtaaCGTTAATGtaccataattattttattatctactagTAAACTGTGTTATATtttcgttaaaggaagcataaAAAGTTAATCAGTTTTAGTAGCAAaacttaacatatttttttagattaagtCCCTATTTTTACTCCATTCGTTCCACTTTTATTAGTTAGGTAATTAATTCCTGTCACGGTCATAAATAAAGTTTCAGGATTAATTAATCTTTAAGAGTCACAAATATAGCGTCACCTTACATGAACGGATGCGCCTGTGTTTAGCGCCTACTCCCACAAACAAGCCAGGCAACCACTGAGTTGTTTTAAAAGCTTTCACAGCTCATTTTCACACCGGCAACACTATCCCGAGAAATTTCcgttaagataaaaaaaattgtaatttattcgaTTTTTCGTTCGCATTTAAAACTTTACGTGCTTTTCAATTTCTATTTGTTCTAATTATTAATCGTTTGGAAAATACTTATCATTTATCAGCTCAAAttcaaatacgttttttttttagcttaaaGTGGACACTTCATGTAATTAtggttttatttatcattatctaattatttattaattaaatagattatattatttttaggttttaggacgaaaaattataaacaaatataatatataaataaattgactactactattactaattgattgattgaatttgaaatatataaataatatatatataaattgactttgacaatatatatatatatatataaatatatatatatatatatatatatatatatatatatatatatatatataaattgggATTGACTTAAATATTTCGTTTGTTACAATTCAAAGCAATAAATATTCCTGAACGACCGATTCAATTCTCAAAACAGTAAATCGTGTGTTCTAAACAAAACAAGAACCTATTCCTTACATGACCCAGACGGTTTTAGTATTTTCAATTTTAGATTTTCTACAGGGCTAGTTTCTTTCTCAGAAAACGGCGGTCTTTGTTAGTAAATTGTTCGTTTTGGAAGACAAGTTGAAATGTTGCGTCGTTCAGTTAAATAAAAGAGGGATTGTGGCGGGGCTTGGGAGATCAGGTAGGCTTTTTTGTCTCTCAGCCGGGGTATGGCTggtggaaaaaaaatatgtgtgtaGCCTCGGGCAAAGTGAATGTTTTGTACACATGTGCGGTTAtcctaattattaatatttgtaactgttcttgtataaatttaatctaCAATACGGATATTCaggtacatttttaaattatagtgaaGAAATGCATATAATGGAACAAagatttaatacataatattaaccTTGTACGCACTATATTTTAGAATCTCAAATAccctaaaattaatttttttctgtcaaaTTTAAGCATAGAGTTTTTTGTTCGTAGATACATGTTTAATTCTGTAACTTTTAAAGACGTTCATAAATTAAAGAATCCTAAATAAGAAAACTATTTTGAATAAACGAATGCGTTGCCATGTTCTTGTTTAATTCTAAAAATACCCACAACCACACAAGTCACACTGTAACATGATATTTGGAAGCTGCAACAACTCATGTCTACACAAcgtttattttgtattcattaTAAGCCGTAATATTATACTAAAGTTAcattatatgaatttaaaacGTGTATGTATTTCTTGAAATAGGTGATTTTACGTTTTCAAAATGGCTCCCGTTAAATAACAGCCATGGCGCGGGGATCGATCCTAAACAAACAGTGATTTCCATTAATGTctgacggac from Melitaea cinxia chromosome 15, ilMelCinx1.1, whole genome shotgun sequence includes:
- the LOC123660534 gene encoding frizzled-4; its protein translation is MQCLILLFFSVTFVFETAAEASVRTCEPIKVAMCKNIGYNQTGMPNLARHTLQADADVTLQTFSPLVQYGCSSQLHLFLCSVYVPMCTDKVALPIGPCRGLCESVYARCYPVLRGFGFPWPAELDCSLFPAENNHEHMCMEGPGERAPPLGNIPLDATNSVGRGACRQLVKPNSWVWVRGSGRCAQFCDAEVLWESGERKAAEVWLATWAALSFACTLAAVGAQLACGDRGGAGERALVLVALCRCAAAAGWGVRAAAGRTAAGCAKDSTSPTRMLLAHDGLANPNCAVVFLLLYYFGLAASVWWVVAAGAWRASVLRPPTTPGSRNDRHSSLLQLAAWGVPAALAAAVLVTRDVDADELTGTCFVGNQSSKSLLALVIVPEAICLLLGSVFLASGLRAVLRRPVPLPAPATLLNTPPPAHPDQSLLRLGAFAALYAVPSACILATWVYEYILREDWLAAPVPSSEPSTQPQPSLWVFLFRIFATQILGVMVAVWIATPRLKALWRRLTGPRKPVLAKCPAGPPPTPLTLHCYATHPHTLSRHSQKYATYRPPQQQSYRKPRHYHYSTGETIL